A single window of Watersipora subatra chromosome 11, tzWatSuba1.1, whole genome shotgun sequence DNA harbors:
- the LOC137408853 gene encoding intermediate filament protein ON3-like produces MGNSFLSRRKAKKKETTSSGDGSSSRSTGGYKSRSTGYSGGHGRGYSISYSLGCWGIGGGIDISSYCGGVSSGAVEEAVEVVPVEEVMDMQT; encoded by the exons ATGGGTAATTCATTTTTATCTC GTCGTAAAGCAAAAAAGAAGGAGACCACTAGCAGCGGTGATGGATCCTCGAGTCGCAGTACAGGTGGATACAAGAGTCGCAGTACAG GATATTCTGGTGGACATGGTAGAGGATATTCTATCTCATACAGTTTAGGATGTTGGGGTATTGGTGGTGGAATAGACATCAGTAGTTACTGTGGAGGAGTCAGCAGTGGTGCTGTGGAGGAAGCGGTGGAGGTGGTGCCTGTGGAGGAGGTGATGGACATGCAGACTTGA
- the LOC137408606 gene encoding probable ATP-dependent RNA helicase ddx17: MSKSRRVMGNLSPNREVTSKGEPDNCGYVNNKSRDSGAGYRVGGEKSSSSDYSNEYKSPSSGYKSLATEYSSEYKSLTTGYKSFSSGYKNPNTGYESFGSRYKNSIYEHNSIYSGYKSTIGGYRSTSSRYRSIGSGYRSSGGEYNSSRGEYVSGIGGYTPAFTDEYSDGYPVSSSGVCSSSYSKDCDRSCGSSGGCDSSGGCDSSGGCDSSGGDSGGCCSGD, from the exons ATGTCAAAATCAAGAAGAGTAATGGGCAATCTGTCACCTA ATCGTGAAGTAACAAGCAAAGGTGAACCTGATAATTGTGGGTATGTAAATAATAAGAGTAGAGACAGTGGAGCTGGATACAGAGTGGGTGGTGAGAAGAGTTCCAGTAGTGATTATAGTAACGAATATAAAAGTCCCAGTAGTGGATACAAAAGTCTGGCTACGGAATACAGTAGCGAATACAAAAGTCTTACAACCGGATACAAGTCTTTTAGTAGTGGATACAAAAATCCAAATACTGGATACGAGAGTTTTGGAAGTAGATACAAGAATTCCATTTATGAACACAATAGTATCTATAGCGGATACAAGAGTACCATTGGGGGATACAGGAGTACCAGCAGTAGATACAGAAGTATCGGTAGTGGATACAGGAGTAGTGGTGGAGAGTACAACAGTTCAAGGGGTGAATATGTCAGCGGTATTGGAGGATACACCCCAGCGTTCACTGATG AATACAGCGATGGATATCCTGTGTCAAGCAGTGGAGTTTGTTCGAGCTCTTACAGTAAAGATTGTGACAGAAGTTGTGGTAGTAGCGGAGGTTGCGATAGTAGCGGAGGTTGCGATAGTAGCGGAGGTTGCGATAGTAGCGGAGGAGACAGCGGTGGTTGCTGCAGTGGAGATTAA
- the LOC137408511 gene encoding uncharacterized protein isoform X2 encodes MGNSSSSRHKAKTKKTTSSGGRYKSRSTGGYKSRSTGYSGGGFFSGGGGFGGGGGDGGGGGCGGGGGCGGGGGGC; translated from the exons ATGGGTAACTCATCGTCATCTC gtCATAAAGCAAAAACAAAGAAGACCACTAGCAGCGGTGGTAGATACAAGAGTCGCAGTACAGGTGGATACAAGAGTCGCAGTACAG GATATTCTGGTGGAGGGTTCTTCAGTGGAGGAGGCGGCTTTGGGGGAGGTGGAGGAGATGGTGGAGGCGGTGGTTGTGGAGGAGGCGGTGGCTGTGGAGGAGGCGGTGGAGGATGTTAG
- the LOC137408511 gene encoding loricrin-like isoform X1 has product MGNSSSSRRKAKTKKTTSSGGGYKSRSTGGYKNHNTGYSGGHGGGYSSSYSLGCGSSSWGFGGGGGSSGDCGGGGGGGDCGGGGGGGDCGGGGGGGDCGGC; this is encoded by the exons ATGGGTAACTCATCGTCATCTC gtCGTAAAGCGAAAACAAAGAAGACCACTAGCAGTGGTGGTGGATACAAGAGTCGCAGTACAGGTGGATACAAGAATCACAATACAG GATATTCTGGTGGACATGGTGGAGGATACTCTAGCTCATACAGTCTAGGATGTGGCTCTTCAAGTTGGGGCTTTGGCGGTGGAGGAGGCAGCAGTGGTGACTGTGGGGGAGGCGGTGGAGGTGGAGACTGTGGAGGAGGCGGCGGAGGTGGTGACTGTGGAGGAGGCGGTGGAGGGGGTGACTGTGGAGGATGTTAG